agaaaaaaatgaataaaaaaaaattggtaagaaaaaatgaaaaaaaaaatggaagaagaaaaaaaaagaaaaaaaagctcatatatgtgaaaaaagaaaaaaaaaatggaaggagaaaataataaataaaaaaatgaaaaaaaaaactgaaaaaatatgaaaaaaaaaatacaaatgaaagaaaaaaaatagaaaatgaaaaaaaagaaaaaaaaaagaataataatgaaaaaatagaaagaaaaaaagatgaaggaaaaattggtagaaaaaaaaaagaaaaaggaaaaaatggaagaaaaaataagtagggagaaaaaaagaaaaaataataaaaaaatgatggaaaaaaataaaaataaaattaccttcaaaatcaaagaaaacataactatgataaaaaaaatgtgatatttccatattttagttagctaccaattgtgtttctcatactttaactttttctttaataaatttctcatacaaattaagaaaagtataactcccatatttttgcacattaatggtataaaagccatatttttgaaaaattcccgatatattttatataaaataaatgagATCTAATATTAAATTACATTAATGAATATGTATACAACAATTATGTGGTATGCctctgttgacacggttcttcgccaacaggtaattaagaaaataagaagaagggattagtgcttaataatgaaccgaaacagaggAATGATCTTTAAATTGACTGATGACACAATTatgtttttttaggtggttcaaaggttaaaatcattctactccaccagccaatattattgttatatgcctaatattctttacagggtatttccttatacAATAGCATCTAACCCTTTGCAACTcgcagggtctccatatttataggagagggcacctgggggttggtaaggggggtcatcccgtgaccttctcacctatcatgtcacttctgtgacattcatgattaattcctaaaacctgacacatgaagtgtggtataatcaataggtaaagggggATACTGgaccgcacgacccaacccagtcgtgggtgcttgaatacgcatgttcatgctgcgtgttcgagaagtcagggatatatcagacacgtgatgtctggtatatgcacgtttaccttgcgtggttgactttataagaggtcataacttccaactccagctaataccacgagctggatacctcctcgacctgcggccttcatattcctgactcggtccttgagtaatcttggcgaacctcttgatacctcgagctaacgaagtaggacctgacgacagcaaCTCCAGTCATAGGGGATCCACGTAGCTGAGATATAATTAggtcatatctcagctcgctaatagcccgttggaaaattagggcgtacaaccTCGTAACaatattctttaaaaaaaattagtacaaCTATTCATCACggtaaaatttatatatatatatatgtaggacaatttttttataggtgcttcactttaagcctatcggtagggctctcagtgtttctcgaattatgaacagttttcagcgcgatttttttttatgaccgtgtatattgtagctatttagagcatcttgcaaattttcagaaaattccaaatagtttacagtaccgaaaactagattcaaacatatTGCTTTCTACGCgcgcaaaaaaaaaattagtcatacgtgcaacaacatgtttgaaccaagttttcggtactgtaaactattcaaaattttctaaaaatcgcgatgatgttctaaatagctacaatatatacgatcataaaaaaataatcgtagcgaaaactgttcaaagatcaaaaacactgagagccctaccagtaGAACGTAAAGTTAATCACGTATAAGATAATTCCCCTATCTATGTATATATACAATCAACCTTGTTTGTTCTTTATGATTTGATTATTTGGATTGAAAGCTATAATGATTGGGTATGAGTCCATATGCCACCTAGCTCAGGTTACACTTTCAAACCTTGCTTCTTATCATTagtgtttttatttatattacattattattattattattattattattattttggataTTTATGTTAAACATTAAATATTAATTTGTAATGCATTGGTAATAAAGAAAAGACTTTAAAAAGTGATTAAGGCTAGCTCAATAAAAGAGTGGTGGTGGAATAAAAAAGAGAGGTATCAAATTCAAACCTAGATCTCTTTATTGTTTATTTCAAGTCATCCACAAAATTTCGCCTGCTTTGTTTTTTTATGTCTCTTACTTTGTTTCTCAAAAATACTCACATCTTTTTTGTTTAATTTATAGCATTCGACGACCATATacctattttaaattttattattaaaacacACTCTTTTGTTGTATTTCTGAGTAGGAATTAGGAAACAAATTCGAATAAGAAATACTAAAACTTCATACTTTTAGAATAtgagtaatttttattttattagacaaacacatgcatatttatacattAAGTATATATGCTTGTGTTTTCACatgtttataattataattataattttttttatatattgtaattatttagaatatctcacatatttaaataaattttaaataattcatagTGTCGAAAATAAGATTCAAACGGTCAAATTTTATATACATAACACAAAAAAAGACACATATGCAACAATCAGTTTAAACTctaatataataaattatttaggattttttttttaatttgagaaatattttaaataaccacaatatatatattttcatataAAAAAGTTGGGATTACAACTATTACATacgaaaacaaaagaaaaaaaaaaattatgaggcAACGTTAATTGGCAGTGACAACATTGCCAATATTTCTCACAATATATAAAGTCTTTAATAGCGAGGTCGACATTAATCCTATATTCAATACCCACTCTTGGCTATTGCATTAAAGATTCTCTAAGTATATAACTTATTCCTTTTCCCTAATACTTGTATTCTACTTTCCTTGCTCCTCGTGAAAAGAATTTATGAATCCAAAAAGGAGACGCCCATGGAAAGGAAAGAAGCTAAACCAATGACATAAATGAACTTTTGCTATAAGCTTCAGATCATTTCCCATGTAAATGTTATTCTTAGTTCTGTGTATACCTGGCCTGGCCAGGCCTGGCTTCCCTTCCCTTTATTCCTATTCCCCTATACCATATAACCCATCTAACTTTTCCATCAAGCTAGGCCAAGAGATACGCCTATaaatttatttacttttgttCTCCACCTTTGTTCATTAACTGTTCCAAAGTTTTCTTTAGCAGGAGGCTGCAAAAATGGCAAGAAACCTCGCCCCTCTTATCTGTATCTTGGTCATGGCCATGGATGTCGTTGCTGGCATACTTGGGATTGAGGCTGAAATTGCCCAAAACAAGGTATCCTTAATCATCTTGTAAGAACCATTTAAACACTACTACGTATACTTTCTTATTAAGTACTTAAACAATAAACATGAcccttattcttcttctttgtctttcattttattattattacagGTGAAACACTTGAGGATGTGGATTTTTGAGTGTAGAGATCCGAGCTATGAAGCTTACAAACTAGGAATAGCTGCAGTGTTGCTTTTGACGCTGGCTCATGTTATTGCTAACTTGTTTGGAGGTTGCATTTGCATCTGGTCGAGGGCAGATTTTGAGAAAGCAAACTCAAACAAGCAATTGGCTGTTAGCTGTCTCATTCTTTCGTGGTACGTACgcatgtgtgtgtatatataaaaAGGTTATACATGTAAACTTTGTATTCTGAAAAATGTGTGGTACCATTCGAGCAGGATCGTATTAGCTACTGGGTTTTCGTTGCTGATGATAGGGACATTAGCAAACTCAAGATCAAGAAAATCGTGTGGAATAGCACATCATCGATTCTTATCCATAGGTGGGATTGTATGTTTCATTCATGGGATCTTCATCATTGCATATTGTCTTTCGGCCAAAGTTGCAGACACAGAAGAAAATAAAAATCGACAAGGACACCACCAGCCCGGAGGCCCTGCTTAACTATTTGTATTTGTGCTTCTTTTTACTaatttattctttcttttttttttctctgtttaTTCCAATTATTGCGATGATTCTTCTATCTCCACAATGCACGATCAAACATATAAATATTTTTGTACCATGCGCGCTTATATATATAGTAGGCTACTATTAGTATATGATGTTATATATTAGAGTTTTGCTGGTTCGCATGTGCCCAACACACCTTGCATTGAAATATGTAAGATTCGATATTAAATTACACTAATAGCAATACGTCATCTTCTTGTGGTGTTGTACGTACCTTAACAATTCTCTATATATTAATGTATGAATTGTAATGCAACGATTTGGTAGTAGAAAAGGAGAAGAGAGATGGCAACTGGGACCTGCGTGTGTGATGCTCATCGTTCCTTGCTTTCCCCATGAAATAGAATCTTTAATTGAAAATGGAAAAGAATGAGTGTAAAAAGAGCTTTCAAAGAAAAGAAAGTAGAGAATATAAACATGTGAAGTTAAAACAAGCTTTGATCTAAAGCTGTCATCTTTCTCTTTGTTGGATAGTTATTGTGATTAAATACAATGACTTCTTgtggaccaaaaaaaaaaaattgagacttGGAGAAAATTATTATCACATCCTAAATTAATTCTCCCAAGAATTAAGTTGATTTATATTGACATGTAGCAAGCAACAGCATCATATACGTAGATTTGGATCAAAACTCTCAAACGCCATTGAGATGTTCCAATTTAACGTTTGTAATCAGCTAGGGAAGACTAACGTACGTGATCATGTTCGGCTGAAAGTAATAAAAGCAAGGGAATAAATAATAGGTTTGGCCACAAATTTTTCACTTTTAGTCACAAAATTTGTTGGGActaaaaataagattttttttagtGATCATAATGATAGAAAAATCATACCAATATTGGTGAATAGAATAGCTAAAAGTTGAAACCCAGAAGGccattctattttatttatttttcccaaCTAATTATATGACCTCGTgattataaaaatatttgtaaataGAATAACTATAAAAGCTAATGCACATTCAAATTGCATGCTTGCTAGACACAGAAGTGTCAGGCCTGTGATTAGGGCCTCAACACAATAGGctccaaaattttgaaaaatgctatTTTACATACATACACAAAGGCTTCAAAAATTTAAAAAGTATcactttatatataatttttttaaaataacatattttatataACACCTACTAAGTTGGCCGGCCTTGTCAAGGTAAATATGGTTCCCCTCATTTTTTTatgataattaataattatatgtcacatatatatatatatattaggtttCAACTTCACCTAACCATACTTTTGTAAGGTTTTATCTTAATGACTATTTTCTCCTATAATGATTGACAATATATTTTatgatacatttttttttataaatgatttacatttataataaaaaaatgttcaAATTGTTTTTATTTCAAGATAAGtaatttctaaaaaatttatgttttatgattagTTTTTCTAACCGTGTACGtttcatattttaatatattatttcatgcggtataattttttttataatagtaatttatatttgaggatatatataattatataacatCAAGATGATGaattaactctttttttttttgttgattgttCTCTACCTTAAAAAAAGCTGgcttgaattttttaaataatattttatgaagTTTTATAGGACAATAATTATTATCGTATTTTTCTCTTTCACTATTTCTCCTCAATATATTTTGTATATCACTAGCATATAATTATAAATCCTAAGAgttaataagaaatttgaatattatgatttcatttatattttttttgataaaatatttttaaaatattaatattacttagtttttcttttatgataaAATGTttagtttgtttttattttgtgtttaagataacaaaaaaattgcaattaattttttttttcttataaatgAAAAACCTTTTTAGTTGCTGTATAAAAAGAAGTttcaatattataatatttttttataaaaaaggtgatactaaaaaataaaagtagaaaTAGAAATAGAACGGCATACTTAGTGGACTTTATCTACACTTAGGGAACTTTATAGTCGAAATACATCTTCCCGTAGCAATTGATGCTTgtgaaattttagaaaaaaattcatTTGAAAATATGCTAATTGTGGCATGGATAGTTTGGTTTGAAAGAAATAAGAGAACCCATGATCAACAAGTGATTTGACTATCATCTTATTATGACTTTATAAGAAATACACTACTTCAAAATGATCAGAACCCATAAGAAAGATATCTTTAAATCAAAGGAGGGAAGAAATAGAAATACATAATCTCACTCTTTTTGTGGATGTGACTATTTCGACATCCACTAATATGGTTGGCTTTGGAGTGGTGGTTTTATCAACAGATAAGAATATTATAGCATCATTTGCAAAATCGCTACAAGGTAGAAAATACATTATTAGTACATAAACAAAGGAACACCCTTTAGGTCCCTTTGGTTAGaaactttcaaaataaataatttcttaCATGAATAGTTAATTAAAAAGTGACAAGAATtatgaggctccatctaaaaactaattggtaattagtggagttacacatgttaTTATTAATGGTTTAATATTCATACacttattccatgtgggacaAAATAGTTTAATATTCTCCCTCAAGATGGTGACGATTTTTTGCTTATCAATTTTGAATCACCTGATCACAAGTAGCCCATTTTTTTTTCAGGTCgcttattttttttagatttcaaGTGTCTTTTCGCACTATGCagatctcaagtgtctttttgcATTATGCAAATCTTATTCAGCTTGGCTCACTCTTTTGGATCGGTGTGGATCGAATACCCACTAGGGAATTGACTCttgataccatgacaagaatcatgaggctccatctaaaaatcaattggtaattagtggagttacacatgttcttattaatggtttaatattcttacacttattctaTGTGAGACACAATAGTCtaataaaaaaattcttataTGTAGTGGTTTTATGATACAAGTCTATTATCGGCGTTTCAGACAGAAACACTAGCTCTATTGGTGGGACTAATATGTGTTCGAGGAATTTTTCTACCTATTAAAGCTTCTTCATTAATTCAATATCTTTGGTTCAAGCTTTGGATAATACTATTGTGTATCACAATAAGATCAGAGTCATTTTTTCGGATATAAAAGCTTTATTGTCTAACTTTGCGGGAGCTTCTCTTTCTCATGTTAGTCGTAATTTTAATATTACGGCTTATGGATTGACTAAGTATATTCTTAGACTAGAGAATATATTTACTTAGATAAAAAAGATCCATCCTCATATCTGTAGTAATTATGAACATTAATATTTATCGAATTCATTATTTGTTAACACTTATGAAGATTCACATTTATAGATATCAATAtttcttaacaaaaaaaaattagaacaacACATGATTACGTTTTGAGGATTTTCTTATTGGAACTTTGTGGTTTATGGTTTTAATGTGCCGACATTATAAATAGGAATAAAAATTGCCAATCACATTTTTTCCTATCACTTTCCTATTCTTCCAATAAACAATTGCCATATTCATTATCGTTTTAAAATCAAATGGAAGAAAGTAAACGGAaagatatctattttttaaaataaattattaattaactttttttGCATATCTCAAACAATACTTATCTGAATAAAGTCAGATTTTAGTCATTCCCGTAACTTTGCGTTAAGTTCCTTCCGTTGGGGTTTTAAAACAAAGTGACGTGGCAATTTTTTATTGGAGGAAGAGGAAAGTGATAGGAAATAATGGTACAGGTGGTTTTTATTCTATAAATAAACACTACTAGTTTGATAAAAATCTCAATATAACAGAGATTGGAGTTTACAAAGCTTTCTTCTATGGTGGTAActttctgaattatttaaagctCAATGTAAGTTTTCGACATTctattactttgtcatttttaATCACAATATCCTTAAAGCTCCATAATGGAACTTTTATTTAGTTTTCGAATTTGTTCCTTACCGACTTTGCAAATTTCTGCAGTAGTTCCAGTTTAAGGTTCGGCTTTGCGAGTCAAGAATATCCAAGTTATTGAAACATAATCTGATTTTAGAAAtggttttctctctctctctgtctgtAAGTTttattttctctgttttcttTCATCTACAAAGtagtagaatattgattagcttAATTGTTTCTTTCTTTATCCATGTCTGaatctttttctttctttatcatTCTTTCTGTCTTGAAGGAGAGTAGTTAACTTAACACCATGGAGAAAGAACATGGCAACCGTAGCGAAAACATTGTAATAAACAAAATTATCGAGACAGGAGGGCTTCCCTTCGACCTGATCACATGGCAGATATTGATTAGGTTGCCAGAAAAGTCACTGCTGAGATGCCGAGGCGTATGCAGGAAGTGGTTTTTTGTTATTAAACACGACAAAGTCTTCAAAGAAAAGTGTATGAACCTTGTccaagatgatgatgaagatgatgatcCTGATGATTCTGATGATTTGCGCAACCAAGATTTTATCACATCAGCCCTCTGTGGAGACTTGGTATTGCAGTATAGGCACGGTGAATACTGCCGTATCAGGAACCCGGTGACCCGACTAACATATGATCTGCCTCTTCCTCACGCCGAGCACGTTCTTAGACTGGTGTTTCATTACGATAAGTTGGGTGAGGCTCATAAATTGATCTTAATATCCAAACAAGGCTACGAACTCTTTACAGTTGGTGGCGACAAGTGGAGACCTGTGGAGCCCAATTACAGAGAAGGCCAGTGCATGATGTTGTCGAGGGATAGAAAGAAAATGCTCTTCATTTACCTTGTTCAGACTGCACCAGCAGGCTTGGATTTAGAGGTTACTTGTTTCGACCTAAGGACAGAGCGTTATGTCATCATCAAAAACTTCCCTCGTGGTGTGTTCTCTGATTTAACCAAGCTCATTCCGTTCCAGTGGAACCGTGGTCTTGCAGTTGGTGAACTGAGCAAGGAAAAAGGCCTTCAAGTGCTGGTACTGGAGAAAAAAGACAAGGATGAGAATAATGGGAGTGAAGAGATACAAGAGGAGGATTATGAGACTGAGGATGAGTACAAATGGAGTGAAGAGATACAACAAGTCTGCTCGGCATTCTTTAATCGACATTTGATTGCCATGGACCTTGTTCCTGTCGAAGTTATACATGGTAACCTTTGGTTTCACTGTAATGGTAATAAAAAATATAAGTTCTGTTACGATATGGAAGCTGGCAGTGTTACGGAATATCAACTTGGGAATATCTCTAGCCATGAATATCGACCGAGTCTTCAAACGTTCGGGGAAATGTAAAAGTTGTCTAGAAGATTACGTAGTTTCATCAACATAGCTTTTCTTTTCTCTGTTTTCTTATAGCTTCGTCACAGTACGTTCAGTGTGATAAGTTTACAACTTTGAACTAAGTTTTGTGCTTTTCTTACTGGTACTTTCTAAGATAAAAAGTTGAGACTTTCGATCAATATATTTTGTGTttgtgttatgtgattaatatgcattaatattattgatatttatatataaaaacttTGTTCAGCTGCATTTTCGTGCTATATGCATAACAGAGGacgaaaagagaaaaaaaaaaaactcaaaacacGACAATAAAATGTTAAAACGACCATAAACACAAAAACGAAATAAAATGAAGAAAACGACATTACTCTAATTAATTACCGCATGaaatcaaaacaaaataaaataaaataaaaaaagaacaatatcaatattaatttatataacaATGAAAAAGTCatgcataataataataataataatttcgaTTAATAACATAGCATATTCTATTGGCCAAATACAGTGTTCTTAATATTCCATTGCTTAAGGTACTTATAATAAAAGAATGAGAATTAGACTGATAATTAAACTAGCATAAATTCCAGATGTAAGCAAGAAAAATTATCCTAGAATTCTGACTTAATTAATAGTCTTCCAAAAGTTATTTTTGCTAAAACGTTAGTCtccaaataaataaattgttGGAATAACACTATTTTAATTAAAGTGACATTTTAAGGCACTATTTTGAGTTGTTATTAGTGAGATGTCTTTAGAAATTTATGTTATCTTACGTGAGTGTATAAAGATTAAATATTA
This genomic interval from Humulus lupulus chromosome 8, drHumLupu1.1, whole genome shotgun sequence contains the following:
- the LOC133793446 gene encoding protein DESIGUAL 2, whose product is MARNLAPLICILVMAMDVVAGILGIEAEIAQNKVKHLRMWIFECRDPSYEAYKLGIAAVLLLTLAHVIANLFGGCICIWSRADFEKANSNKQLAVSCLILSWIVLATGFSLLMIGTLANSRSRKSCGIAHHRFLSIGGIVCFIHGIFIIAYCLSAKVADTEENKNRQGHHQPGGPA